In Pseudomonas sp. p1(2021b), the genomic window GGGAGAGGCTCGCCGACCGGGTTTCCGGATGAAGTGACTTCTATCAGTTCCATACTGGCCAGGTCTGCGGCACTCATGTCGACCTTACGCCCATACCGGTCCCTGGCGAGCGCTTCGATGGTCAGTGGTATTCGCTGGCGGCTGTTGTTGAAAAGCGGGCGGCAGTCATCCAAGTGGCCGGGGGCATGATAAATACGAAATATCTGGAAGTAGGCAATCGTGGAAGAAGCGGTGCTCGATTGGGTTTGAACAGTCATCCTATGTCCTTGTGGGCGTGTCTGAAGAGACCTGACTGTGCGAGCTTTTGAAGTCGCTGATAACTCCATTTACTTCTAGGTATTGGATTGAAGCGCCTCAGCGCCGGGCCTTGGCTATCACGAGCATGTTCGGGCGCCTTTGCCGATCATTGGCCTCTTGCCGCCTCGAGGAACGCCGGGCGCTCGCCACCGCCATGCACTGCCAGGTCCGCACCGCTGACATAGCGGGCCAGGGGCGAGGCCAGGTACAGGCAGGTATCGCCGATATCGTCCGGCTCGGCCAGGCGGCCCAAGGGGATGGTGGCAGCTACCTCGGCCACCTGCTGGGCATCGCCGTAGTGCAGCTGGGCCTGTTCGGTGAGGATCAGCCCGGCGGTGACCGCATTGACCCGCACCTTGGGCGCCCACTCCACTGCCAGCGAGCGGGTCAGGTTGAGCAGGCCTGCCTTGGCTGCGCCATAGGCGGCGGTGCCAGGTGAGGGGCGGGTGGCGCTGACGCTGCAGATGTTGATGATGCTGCCGCCCTCGGCCTGCGCCTGCATTACCCGGTTGGCCAGCTGGCTCAGGTTCAGCGGCGCCAGCAGGTTCAGCCGCACGATCGACTCGCTGAAGCGCGGCGAGGCGCTGGCGGCTTCGGCGAATGGTGCGCCACCGGCATTGTTGACCAGCACATCGAGACGGCCGAAGTACTTCAGGATGCCACCTACCAGTTGCTCCAATTGCTCCAGGTCACGCACGTCGCATTGCATGAACACGGCCTGGCGGCCTCCGCCGCTGGGCAGACGCTCCGGTGCCTGGCGGCCACAGATGACCACCTGCGCGCCACATTCGAGAAAGCGTCGGGTAATCCCACGGCCCACGCCCTTGGCACCGCCGGTGACCAGGACGACCTTGCCGCGAAAATCCAATGGGTCTTGCATGGGGATGCCTTCCATCTATCAGGAGAATGCCTCGATGCTAGGCGCCAGGGGCTGTCGGGCCTACGTCCGAAGGGACTAGGGCACGTTGCTGTAGTCCTGTCGGACGATGCCGCCAGGCGTGGTGGCTCTGAATAATCCCGGTACAACAACAAGCCGGGAGGTTCCCCATGGGCGCAGCAGCGCAAGGGCACAAGGTCAGGTTGCCGGGTGGCCTGCAATTGCACTATCAGGATGTCGGCTCGGGCGAGGCGGTGGTGTTCATCCATGGCAGCGGCCCGGGTGCCAGCGGGCATAGCAACTTCAAGCACAACTACCCGGTATTCGCCGAGGCCGGCTACCGCGCCATCGTGCCTGACTTGCCAGGCTATGGTGCCTCGGACAAACCCGAAACCGCCTATACCCTGGACTTCTTCGTCGAGGCCTTGCTGGGCTTGCTCGATGCCCTGGATATCCAGCGCTGCGCGCTGGTCGGCAACTCCCTGGGCGGGGCCATCGCCATCGCCATCGCCCTGCGCCAGCCGCAGCGGGTGGCGCGCCTGGTGCTGATGGCCCCGGGTGGCCTGATGGACAAGGCGCAGTACTACCTGCAGATGGAAGGCATCCAGCGCATGGCCACGGCCTTCGCCAGCGGCGAGTTGCGCGATGCCGACGGCATGAAGCGCCTGCTGGGCCTGCA contains:
- a CDS encoding SDR family oxidoreductase, yielding MQDPLDFRGKVVLVTGGAKGVGRGITRRFLECGAQVVICGRQAPERLPSGGGRQAVFMQCDVRDLEQLEQLVGGILKYFGRLDVLVNNAGGAPFAEAASASPRFSESIVRLNLLAPLNLSQLANRVMQAQAEGGSIINICSVSATRPSPGTAAYGAAKAGLLNLTRSLAVEWAPKVRVNAVTAGLILTEQAQLHYGDAQQVAEVAATIPLGRLAEPDDIGDTCLYLASPLARYVSGADLAVHGGGERPAFLEAARGQ
- a CDS encoding alpha/beta fold hydrolase; translated protein: MGAAAQGHKVRLPGGLQLHYQDVGSGEAVVFIHGSGPGASGHSNFKHNYPVFAEAGYRAIVPDLPGYGASDKPETAYTLDFFVEALLGLLDALDIQRCALVGNSLGGAIAIAIALRQPQRVARLVLMAPGGLMDKAQYYLQMEGIQRMATAFASGELRDADGMKRLLGLQLFDPSLIDDETVAERVAVVAQQPPCVLATMEVPNMAERLPELACPILGFWGMNDKFCPASGANTLMQACRHIRCVLLSECGHWVMVEHRDLFNRDCLAFLEEGRP